A region of Crassaminicella thermophila DNA encodes the following proteins:
- a CDS encoding phosphoadenosine phosphosulfate reductase domain-containing protein: protein MKHIISFSGGKDSTAMLLMMIEKNMKIDEIIFCDTGMEFPDMYEHIRKVEKYIGRIITKLKSNDSFEYYMFIHEKKSGQIGYGWPDFRNRWCTQMLKKSVISKHLRSIEDEIIEYHGIALDEAHRAKKNKEKAIRYPLIEWGITETEALQYCYEKGFNWNGLYEKFDRVSCWCCPLKGLQELRNLYRYYPKYWKRLKRMDELAHNRFRLDYSFEEMEKRFSKEIYLEENQLTIWG from the coding sequence GTGAAACATATCATAAGTTTTTCAGGTGGGAAAGATTCAACAGCAATGTTGCTGATGATGATTGAAAAAAATATGAAAATTGATGAAATAATCTTTTGTGATACAGGAATGGAATTTCCAGATATGTATGAGCATATCAGAAAAGTTGAAAAGTATATTGGAAGGATCATAACCAAACTAAAATCTAATGACAGCTTTGAATATTATATGTTCATCCACGAAAAAAAGAGTGGTCAAATAGGTTACGGATGGCCTGATTTTAGAAATAGATGGTGTACTCAAATGCTAAAAAAATCGGTTATATCAAAACATTTAAGGAGTATAGAAGATGAAATAATCGAGTATCATGGAATAGCCTTAGATGAAGCCCATAGAGCGAAGAAAAACAAAGAGAAGGCAATACGTTATCCTCTAATTGAGTGGGGGATTACGGAAACAGAGGCATTACAATATTGTTATGAAAAAGGATTTAATTGGAACGGCTTATACGAAAAGTTTGACAGGGTAAGTTGTTGGTGTTGCCCACTCAAAGGATTACAGGAATTAAGAAATTTATACAGATACTATCCAAAATATTGGAAGAGGTTAAAACGAATGGATGAATTAGCACATAACAGATTCAGGTTAGATTATAGCTTTGAAGAAATGGAAAAAAGATTCTCAAAAGAAATTTATTTGGAAGAAAATCAACTAACAATATGGGGCTGA